One region of Mangifera indica cultivar Alphonso chromosome 3, CATAS_Mindica_2.1, whole genome shotgun sequence genomic DNA includes:
- the LOC123211373 gene encoding NKAP family protein, producing MDNSVDYRRHSRHRSRSPSRSRSYSPKYRSPRRRRSPEGDYHQTLNSLPKRFGKSNRDYKNGYDSVSESDEELKGLSYMEYRWQKRQKMRKSKKHCFWNVSPSPPRNENDDSEDEKLDDICDRRGGDEEKGKIESEKSGASESESDDLQAKKKGRKNKSESEESESGEFDSDPDSESDDSRSRKKKRKSRSSRRRGRKYSESEDDESDSEEEEDRKGRRKRNRSHRSSERRRSSKRKRSRRKSKYSDSDEGKLEESKTDESDASQSSDDDNDRSKKKLSLSSRPKRSKKELKSETESDENSDKEKVDEAKQAEINAEVLKFKQMIESQKKPALDNEPLVGPMPLPRAEGHISYGGALRPGEGDAIAQYVQQGKRIPRRGEVGLSADEIQKFESLGFVMSGSRHQRMNAIRIRKENQVYSAEDKRALAMFNYEEKAKREHKVMADLQRLVQRHIGQDVGPTHDPFATKDGEET from the coding sequence ACAATTCCGTCGATTACCGCCGCCATTCTCGTCACCGTTCTCGTTCCCCCTCCCGCTCCCGTTCGTATTCGCCAAAATATCGTAGCCCTAGGAGGAGAAGAAGTCCCGAAGGCGACTACCATCAAACCCTAAACTCCTTGCCGAAACGATTTGGGAAGAGCAACCGAGATTATAAGAACGGATACGATTCGGTATCGGAATCTGATGAGGAATTGAAGGGGCTGAGCTACATGGAGTACCGATGGCAAAAGAGGCAGAAGATGCGAAAGTCCAAGAAGCACTGTTTTTGGAATGTGTCGCCGAGTCCGCCAAGGAATGAGAATGATGATTCGGAGGATGAAAAGCTTGATGATATTTGTGATAGACGCGGAGGCGATGAAGAGAAGGGGAAAATTGAGTCTGAAAAATCGGGGGCTTCTGAGTCTGAATCGGACGATTTGCAGGCTAAGAAGAAGGGGAGAAAGAATAAATCCGAGTCCGAGGAATCAGAGAGTGGTGAGTTTGATTCTGATCCCGACTCTGAATCCGATGATTCAAGGTctaggaagaagaagagaaagagtaGGAGTTCTAGGCGTAGAGGTAGGAAGTACAGTGAGTCGGAAGATGATGAGAGTGATTCTGAAGAGGAGGAAGATAGGAAAGGAAGGAGAAAGCGAAATAGGTCACACAGGAGTAGtgagagaagaagaagcagtaaaagaaagagaagtagAAGAAAGAGCAAGTATAGTGATTCGGATGAGGGCAAGCTTGAGGAGAGCAAAACTGATGAATCCGATGCCAGTCAGTCATcagatgatgataatgatagaTCAAAGAAGAAGCTTTCTTTGAGTTCAAGGCCGAAACGGAGTAAGAAAGAACTTAAATCTGAAACTGAGAGTGATGAGAATTCAGATAAGGAGAAAGTGGATGAGGCCAAGCAGGCTGAAATCAATGCTGAGGTACTTAAGTTCAAACAAATGATTGAATCTCAGAAGAAACCTGCTTTGGATAATGAACCACTGGTGGGCCCAATGCCGTTGCCTAGAGCTGAAGGGCATATTAGTTATGGTGGTGCACTTAGGCCTGGAGAAGGTGATGCCATTGCTCAGTATGTACAGCAAGGGAAGCGAATTCCAAGAAGAGGTGAAGTCGGTTTGTCTGCGGATGAAATTCAGAAGTTTGAGAGTCTTGGGTTTGTGATGAGTGGTAGTAGGCACCAGAGGATGAATGCTATTCGTATTAGGAAGGAAAACCAGGTTTATAGTGCTGAGGACAAGCGAGCGCTGGCCATGTTTAACTATGAGGAGAAGGCAAAACGTGAGCATAAGGTTATGGCTGATTTGCAACGACTGGTTCAGCGTCACATTGGTCAGGATGTTGGTCCTACCCACGATCCTTTTGCTACAAAAGATGGTGAAGAAACTTGA
- the LOC123211146 gene encoding uncharacterized protein LOC123211146 codes for MRDFPSCFGENGVQVADSSSSSATKACQNLVTCVYQCKFHGRSFLIVTVTWTRNLMGQGLSVAIDDSTHQCLCKVEIKPWLFSKRKGSKNLEVDSSKIDIYWDLSSARFGPGPEPLEGYYLAVAYNQEIVLLLGDLKREAYRKVDTAPVNLNAMFIAKREHIFGKKFYGTKAQFCDKGQMHDVAIECDTIDVKDPCLVIRIDTMTVLQVKRLKWNFRGNQTILVDGHPVEVFWDVHNWLFGNAMGNAVFMFQTCLSAEKLWASQSVFDPSVLMWCYSEQFRDHRLQGLGFSLLLYAWKNE; via the coding sequence ATGAGGGACTTTCCTTCTTGTTTTGGTGAAAATGGAGTTCAAGTTGCtgattcatcatcatcaagtgCAACAAAAGCTTGTCAAAATTTGGTTACTTGTGTTTATCAGTGCAAATTCCATGGTCGTTCTTTCTTGATTGTTACTGTCACATGGACGAGGAATCTCATGGGTCAAGGCCTTAGCGTTGCAATTGATGATTCAACCCATCAGTGTCTCTGTAAAGTTGAGATAAAACCATGGCTGTTCTCCAAGAGAAAAGGTTCTAAAAATTTAGAGGTAGATTCtagtaaaattgatatatattggGACTTATCTAGTGCTAGATTTGGTCCTGGGCCTGAACCTTTGGAGGGATATTATTTAGCTGTTGCATATAACCAAGAAATAGTGTTACTCCTTGGAGATTTGAAAAGGGAAGCCTACAGGAAGGTGGATACTGCCCCTGTTAACCTAAATGCCATGTTTATCGCCAAGAGAGAGCACATATTTGGCAAGAAGTTTTACGGCACCAAGGCTCAGTTTTGTGACAAGGGGCAGATGCATGATGTAGCAATTGAGTGTGACACCATTGATGTTAAAGATCCTTGCCTTGTGATTCGCATTGATACTATGACAGTGCTGCAAGTCAAGAGGCTGAAGTGGAACTTCCGGGGTAACCAAACTATTCTGGTTGATGGGCACCCAGTTGAAGTATTTTGGGATGTTCATAATTGGCTATTTGGTAATGCCATGGGCAATGCAGTTTTCATGTTCCAAACTTGTCTTTCTGCTGAAAAGTTGTGGGCAAGCCAATCTGTTTTTGATCCTTCTGTATTGATGTGGTGTTATTCTGAGCAATTTAGAGATCACCGATTACAAGGTCTTGGTTTTTCATTGCTACTGTATGCTTGGAAGAATGAGTAG
- the LOC123211869 gene encoding uncharacterized protein LOC123211869 yields the protein MGTLSILLLSFSCALRPRKPYLSNSIVWPRASSHSFKMAKIGTKSVVFGANSSDPKESVFMDENGVIHDMDGYLNYLSLEYDSVWDTKPFWCQPWMITLTGVSAIACSWLILRSLLFTMIILLLVCPWWYIFLYSYPKV from the exons ATGGGAACCCTATCTATCCtgcttctctctttctcttgtgCACTGAGACCACGAAAGCCCTATCTCTCAAACTCCATTGTATGGCCTCGTGCTTCTTCACATTCGTTCAAAATGGCAAAAATTGGCACCAAAAGTGTCGTTTTTGGAGCAAATTCAAGTGACCCAAAAGAGTCTGTGTTCATGGATGAAAATGGTGTTATTCATGACATGGATGGCTATCTCAATTACCTCTCTCTCGAGTATGATTCTGTTTGGGATACCAAGCCTTTTTG GTGTCAACCATGGATGATAACATTGACTGGAGTATCAGCGATTGCTTGTAGCTGGCTAATCTTGCGTTCACTCTTATTTACAATGATCATACTGTTATTAGTTTGCCCTTGGTGGTACATATTTCTGTATTCTTATCCCAAGGTATGA
- the LOC123211868 gene encoding N-terminal acetyltransferase B complex catalytic subunit NAA20-like isoform X1 — protein MTTIRRFCCNDLLRFASVNLDHLTETFNMSFYMTYLARWPDYFHVAEGPGNRVMGYIMGKVEGQGELWHGHVTAVTVAPEYRRQQLAKKLMNLLEDISDKIDNAYFVDLFVRASNTPAIKMYEKLGYVIYRRVLRYYSGEEDGLDMRKALSRDTEKKSIIPLKRPVTPDELEYD, from the exons ATGACGACGATACGCAGATTTTGCTGCAACGATCTTCTGAGGTTCGCTTCTGTTAATCTTGACCATCTTACTGAAACg TTCAATATGTCATTTTACATGACCTATTTGGCGAGATGGCCCGACTATTTTCACGTCGCTGAAGGCCCCGGTAACCGAGTCATGGGTTACA TTATGGGAAAAGTTGAAGGACAAGGTGAGTTGTGGCATGGTCATGTTACTGCAGTAACTGTTGCACCAGAATACCGCAGACAGCAATTGGCTAAGAAACTGATGAATTTACTGGAAGACATCAGTGACAAGAT CGACAATGCTTATTTTGTAGATCTTTTTGTGAGAGCTTCAAACACACCGGCCATAAAGATGTATGAAAAA CTTGGCTATGTAATATATAGACGGGTTCTACGCTATTATTCAGGAGAAGAAGATGGTTTAG ATATGAGGAAAGCGTTATCTCGTGACACTGAAAAGAAATCTATCATCCCCCTCAAACGGCCAGTTACACCTGATGAATTGGAGTATGATTAG
- the LOC123211868 gene encoding N-terminal acetyltransferase B complex catalytic subunit NAA20-like isoform X2: MTTIRRFCCNDLLRFASVNLDHLTETFNMSFYMTYLARWPDYFHVAEGPVMGKVEGQGELWHGHVTAVTVAPEYRRQQLAKKLMNLLEDISDKIDNAYFVDLFVRASNTPAIKMYEKLGYVIYRRVLRYYSGEEDGLDMRKALSRDTEKKSIIPLKRPVTPDELEYD; the protein is encoded by the exons ATGACGACGATACGCAGATTTTGCTGCAACGATCTTCTGAGGTTCGCTTCTGTTAATCTTGACCATCTTACTGAAACg TTCAATATGTCATTTTACATGACCTATTTGGCGAGATGGCCCGACTATTTTCACGTCGCTGAAGGCCCCG TTATGGGAAAAGTTGAAGGACAAGGTGAGTTGTGGCATGGTCATGTTACTGCAGTAACTGTTGCACCAGAATACCGCAGACAGCAATTGGCTAAGAAACTGATGAATTTACTGGAAGACATCAGTGACAAGAT CGACAATGCTTATTTTGTAGATCTTTTTGTGAGAGCTTCAAACACACCGGCCATAAAGATGTATGAAAAA CTTGGCTATGTAATATATAGACGGGTTCTACGCTATTATTCAGGAGAAGAAGATGGTTTAG ATATGAGGAAAGCGTTATCTCGTGACACTGAAAAGAAATCTATCATCCCCCTCAAACGGCCAGTTACACCTGATGAATTGGAGTATGATTAG
- the LOC123211143 gene encoding (-)-kolavenyl diphosphate synthase TPS28, chloroplastic-like isoform X1 — protein sequence MSSHSTFALSPVVVPGTPPPSSSSFSNNYPNQRLLFFSSVWQHGAKDKRVIFDVRSRCSSSSALSRPRIQEYADVLQTNLQVIKWPEIVEDDIEDEDLEVSLPNEIKERIKTIRWMLGTMDDGEISISAYDTAWVALVEDVNGSRAPQFPSSLQWIAKNQLPDGSWGDNKIFSAHDRLINTLACVIALKSWNLHKDKCEEGMRFFNENISKIENENDEHMPIGFEVAFPSLLEIARSLGIQVPEPDDSPVLQKIYTKRNLKLTRIPREIMHNMPTTLLHSLEGMPDLDWHKLLKLRCQDGSFLFSPSSTAYALMQTKDDNCLKYLNRTVQRFNGGVPNVYPVDMFQRLWAVDRLQRLGISRYFQPEITQSMQYVYRYWTEEGICWARNSPVHDIDDTAMGFRLLRLHGFAVSADVFQHFEKGGEFFCFAGQSNQAVTGIYNLYRASQIGFPGEKILDNARQFSGKFLREKQAAKELLDKWIITKDLPSEVGFALEVPWYASLPRIETRLYIEQYGGEDDVWIGKTLYRMAYVNNEVYLELAKLDYNNCQAVQLSEWDSVKKWYTECKLERFGISVERLLLAYFIASASIFEPERWQERMAWAKTTVLVETITSYIDNRNDSDKLRRSFVNQFRNYINAQDYISINGRRLESDKIGQGFIRVLLGTLNQISLDALVTQGRDNSHHLRLAWEKWLMKWEAEGDRHQGEAELIIQTINLISGIWISEKLLSHPQYLRLSHLTNTICHKLAHFQNQKVNDNADSVVGITSLQIESDMQELVQIVLQNSSDDIDSDIKQTFLTVAKSFYYIAYCDNETVNSHIDTVLFQRVD from the exons ATGTCTTCTCATTCTACCTTTGCTCTTTCTCCTGTTGTGGTTCCCGGCACTCCaccaccttcttcttcttctttctctaacAATTATCCCAATCAGCGACTTCTCTTCTTCTCTA GTGTTTGGCAGCATGGGGCTAAAGACAAACGAGTTATCTTTGATGTTCGTTCAAGATGCAGTAGTAGCAGTGCTCTATCAAGACCTCGAATCCAAG AATATGCAGACGTGCTTCAGACGAATCTTCAAGTGATAAAGTGGCCAGAGATTGTGGAAGATGACATAGAAGACGAAGACCTTGAG GTTTCTTTACCAAATGAGATCAAGGAACGCATCAAAACTATTAGATGGATGTTGGGCACCATGGATGATGGAGAAATAAGCATCTCGGCTTATGACACAGCATGGGTTGCACTTGTTGAAGATGTTAATGGCAGTAGAGCTCCCCAATTCCCATCAAGTCTTCAATGGATCGCCAAAAATCAACTTCCCGATGGCTCCTGGGGcgacaataaaatattttcagcaCATGATAGGTTGATCAACACATTAGCCTGTGTCATAGCACTGAAATCATGGAATCTCCATAAGGATAAGTGTGAGGAAG GCATGAGATTTTTCAATGAAAACATATCGAAGATTGAAAATGAGAATGATGAGCACATGCCAATCGGATTCGAAGTTGCTTTCCCTTCTCTTCTAGAAATAGCCCGCAGTTTAGGGATTCAAGTGCCAGAGCCAGATGATTCTCCAGTACTGCAAAAGATCTATACAAAGAGAAATTTAAAGCTCACAAG GATACCAAGAGAAATAATGCACAATATGCCCACAACATTACTCCACAGTTTGGAAGGAATGCCAGACCTCGACTGGCATAAGCTTTTGAAATTACGGTGCCAAGATGGCTCCTTCTTGTTCTCTCCTTCCTCCACTGCCTATGCCCTCATGCAAACTAAGGATGATAATTGCTTGAAATATTTAAACAGAACTGTCCAAAGATTCAATGGCGGAG TCCCCAATGTGTATCCGGTTGACATGTTCCAACGTTTATGGGCGGTGGATCGCTTGCAGCGCCTTGGAATTTCAAGATATTTCCAACCAGAGATTACTCAATCCATGCAGTATGTTTACAG gTATTGGACTGAAGAGGGTATTTGTTGGGCAAGAAATTCTCCGGTTCATGATATTGATGACACAGCCATGGGATTCAGGCTATTAAGATTACATGGTTTTGCCGTTTCTGCTG ATGTGTTTCAGCATTTTGAGAAAGGCGGCGAGTTCTTCTGCTTCGCCGGGCAATCGAATCAGGCGGTTACCGGAATATACAACCTGTATAGAGCTTCTCAAATTGGGTTTCCCGGAGAGAAAATCCTGGATAATGCAAGGCAGTTTTCCGGAAAGTTTTTAAGGGAAAAGCAAGCTGCCAAGGAGCTCCTGGATAAATGGATCATAACGAAAGACTTACCCAGCGAG GTGGGTTTCGCTTTGGAGGTTCCCTGGTACGCAAGTTTGCCAAGAATCGAAACAAGACTATACATAGAACAATATGGCGGCGAAGACGACGTTTGGATTGGCAAAACCCTTTACAG GATGGCTTATGTAAACAATGAAGTTTATCTTGAACTTGCCAAATTAGACTACAACAATTGCCAAGCTGTACAACTGAGCGAATGGGACTCAGTGAAAAA gtgGTATACGGAGTGTAAACTCGAGAGATTTGGGATCAGCGTGGAACGCCTTCTCCTGGCATATTTTATAGCATCAGCCAGTATTTTTGAACCAGAAAGGTGGCAAGAGAGAATGGCTTGGGCGAAAACCACCGTTCTGGTGGAGACAATCACGTCTTATATCGACAACCGGAATGATTCCGATAAGCTAAGAAGATCCTTTGTGAATCAGTTCAGAAACTATATTAATGCACAAGACTACATCAGTATTAATGGAAG AAGGTTGGAATCAGACAAGATAGGGCAGGGATTTATAAGGGTGTTGCTTGGAACACTGAACCAAATTTCTTTGGACGCCTTGGTAACACAGGGACGAGATAATAGCCATCATCTGCGATTAGCC TGGGAAAAATGGCTGATGAAGTGGGAAGCAGAAGGAGATAGGCACCAAGGAGAAGCAGAGTTaattatacaaacaataaatttaatttctggCATTTGGATCTCGGAGAAGCTTTTGTCTCATCCTCAATACTTGAGACTTTCCCACCTCACCAACACAATTTGCCATAAACTTGCTCATTTCCAAAACCAAAAG gTAAATGACAATGCTGACAGTGTTGTTGGCATTACAAGCCTGCAAATAGAGTCTGATATGCAAGAACTTGTGCAGATAGTGCTCCAAAATTCTTCAGATGACATTGATTCTGATATCAAGCAAACATTTCTAACAGTTGCTAAGAGTTTTTACTACATTGCTTACTGTGATAATGAAACTGTCAATTCTCATATTGACACTGTACTCTTCCAGAGAGTGGACTGA
- the LOC123211143 gene encoding (-)-kolavenyl diphosphate synthase TPS28, chloroplastic-like isoform X2, which translates to MSSHSTFALSPVVVPGTPPPSSSSFSNNYPNQRLLFFSSVWQHGAKDKRVIFDVRSRCSSSSALSRPRIQEYADVLQTNLQVIKWPEIVEDDIEDEDLEVSLPNEIKERIKTIRWMLGTMDDGEISISAYDTAWVALVEDVNGSRAPQFPSSLQWIAKNQLPDGSWGDNKIFSAHDRLINTLACVIALKSWNLHKDKCEEGMRFFNENISKIENENDEHMPIGFEVAFPSLLEIARSLGIQVPEPDDSPVLQKIYTKRNLKLTRIPREIMHNMPTTLLHSLEGMPDLDWHKLLKLRCQDGSFLFSPSSTAYALMQTKDDNCLKYLNRTVQRFNGGVPNVYPVDMFQRLWAVDRLQRLGISRYFQPEITQSMQYVYRYWTEEGICWARNSPVHDIDDTAMGFRLLRLHGFAVSADVFQHFEKGGEFFCFAGQSNQAVTGIYNLYRASQIGFPGEKILDNARQFSGKFLREKQAAKELLDKWIITKDLPSEVGFALEVPWYASLPRIETRLYIEQYGGEDDVWIGKTLYRMAYVNNEVYLELAKLDYNNCQAVQLSEWDSVKKWYTECKLERFGISVERLLLAYFIASASIFEPERWQERMAWAKTTVLVETITSYIDNRNDSDKLRRSFVNQFRNYINAQDYISINGRRLESDKIGQGFIRVLLGTLNQISLDALVTQGRDNSHHLRLAGFHNSNQSTPGQTSPS; encoded by the exons ATGTCTTCTCATTCTACCTTTGCTCTTTCTCCTGTTGTGGTTCCCGGCACTCCaccaccttcttcttcttctttctctaacAATTATCCCAATCAGCGACTTCTCTTCTTCTCTA GTGTTTGGCAGCATGGGGCTAAAGACAAACGAGTTATCTTTGATGTTCGTTCAAGATGCAGTAGTAGCAGTGCTCTATCAAGACCTCGAATCCAAG AATATGCAGACGTGCTTCAGACGAATCTTCAAGTGATAAAGTGGCCAGAGATTGTGGAAGATGACATAGAAGACGAAGACCTTGAG GTTTCTTTACCAAATGAGATCAAGGAACGCATCAAAACTATTAGATGGATGTTGGGCACCATGGATGATGGAGAAATAAGCATCTCGGCTTATGACACAGCATGGGTTGCACTTGTTGAAGATGTTAATGGCAGTAGAGCTCCCCAATTCCCATCAAGTCTTCAATGGATCGCCAAAAATCAACTTCCCGATGGCTCCTGGGGcgacaataaaatattttcagcaCATGATAGGTTGATCAACACATTAGCCTGTGTCATAGCACTGAAATCATGGAATCTCCATAAGGATAAGTGTGAGGAAG GCATGAGATTTTTCAATGAAAACATATCGAAGATTGAAAATGAGAATGATGAGCACATGCCAATCGGATTCGAAGTTGCTTTCCCTTCTCTTCTAGAAATAGCCCGCAGTTTAGGGATTCAAGTGCCAGAGCCAGATGATTCTCCAGTACTGCAAAAGATCTATACAAAGAGAAATTTAAAGCTCACAAG GATACCAAGAGAAATAATGCACAATATGCCCACAACATTACTCCACAGTTTGGAAGGAATGCCAGACCTCGACTGGCATAAGCTTTTGAAATTACGGTGCCAAGATGGCTCCTTCTTGTTCTCTCCTTCCTCCACTGCCTATGCCCTCATGCAAACTAAGGATGATAATTGCTTGAAATATTTAAACAGAACTGTCCAAAGATTCAATGGCGGAG TCCCCAATGTGTATCCGGTTGACATGTTCCAACGTTTATGGGCGGTGGATCGCTTGCAGCGCCTTGGAATTTCAAGATATTTCCAACCAGAGATTACTCAATCCATGCAGTATGTTTACAG gTATTGGACTGAAGAGGGTATTTGTTGGGCAAGAAATTCTCCGGTTCATGATATTGATGACACAGCCATGGGATTCAGGCTATTAAGATTACATGGTTTTGCCGTTTCTGCTG ATGTGTTTCAGCATTTTGAGAAAGGCGGCGAGTTCTTCTGCTTCGCCGGGCAATCGAATCAGGCGGTTACCGGAATATACAACCTGTATAGAGCTTCTCAAATTGGGTTTCCCGGAGAGAAAATCCTGGATAATGCAAGGCAGTTTTCCGGAAAGTTTTTAAGGGAAAAGCAAGCTGCCAAGGAGCTCCTGGATAAATGGATCATAACGAAAGACTTACCCAGCGAG GTGGGTTTCGCTTTGGAGGTTCCCTGGTACGCAAGTTTGCCAAGAATCGAAACAAGACTATACATAGAACAATATGGCGGCGAAGACGACGTTTGGATTGGCAAAACCCTTTACAG GATGGCTTATGTAAACAATGAAGTTTATCTTGAACTTGCCAAATTAGACTACAACAATTGCCAAGCTGTACAACTGAGCGAATGGGACTCAGTGAAAAA gtgGTATACGGAGTGTAAACTCGAGAGATTTGGGATCAGCGTGGAACGCCTTCTCCTGGCATATTTTATAGCATCAGCCAGTATTTTTGAACCAGAAAGGTGGCAAGAGAGAATGGCTTGGGCGAAAACCACCGTTCTGGTGGAGACAATCACGTCTTATATCGACAACCGGAATGATTCCGATAAGCTAAGAAGATCCTTTGTGAATCAGTTCAGAAACTATATTAATGCACAAGACTACATCAGTATTAATGGAAG AAGGTTGGAATCAGACAAGATAGGGCAGGGATTTATAAGGGTGTTGCTTGGAACACTGAACCAAATTTCTTTGGACGCCTTGGTAACACAGGGACGAGATAATAGCCATCATCTGCGATTAGCC GGATTTCACAATAGCAATCAATCTACCCCCGGGCAGACAAGTCCAagttaa